The Acidianus manzaensis genome has a window encoding:
- a CDS encoding glycoside hydrolase → MINMSTYKILGILISIIFLGFLIQSFPANSVNSISVNFSVTSSGYVTVYLHGINENSEVDLYWGIEPYPQGPYYTLNGTPGAMETPMTWNNTINAFQVTVGPFNNGTWIAWDFLVNGTQFINYDNHPFWNWNLIVNPPSNELGKTYAVVLSNGSILITALGRPPDVMILHYGLASGPETGLPWSNISNANMTYNPLYGNYTVIIGPFKPGQWVQWVYYDQTLNEYLHNNTYYNFDIQDVYTPLTLITSSFNEYVYTENETVNVTITLRNNGPTAQYGLQLFEDNMLLYSNNLTLSTGINNVSITFPAHLLSQGIYDSTLNVIYHGLIQTYTLPQLYILNTTGKKPLSLVIDWNMHQPLYIEPNGSYGQPWVPIHTGQDFYYNGSLVGSYELQALLLNYFKNINISIDFTGVLLYQWEAFLHNENITIINNEGYNINITHDYNATLRTIELYRNLVKEGRLQVLTVSFYHPLMAIEYDNGWSSDLLAQILMGENMTNYVFGVKANAAWTPEMAFNMGLIQLYNETGINVTLLDWYSFVQIAPDLTVVKGNVSSPYQVYEVENSLGQTIYVLFRDTNLSNMFSFSFFSQSPQLTSEELLQYLARVYMSHPGGIDVVALDGENPLIFNPTTGPADLYAIYNSISTAEGQGWLETQTINQALATHKVGGLLTNLPEESWDTNLNDWNNGYQGKIEIWDNVSEARTYLVAYSNLLGLPLSPVVPLSFTHAPNATNLNLPPAYQMYYTLWNYLYVSEGSDWTWQAGPPNYGPQWFAIQPIVYDHAIINYVNNSFSQLNLANSIITKNVAILNIQNGLGVNANIIVAIAQNNSIITYKQVTLLPGLNVVLLNYNNIKAHNLTVEFYVNVNNQELGAHIIPITQLGLLISKYNVSTLSFNPNANISQSKANTTHQNNENIQRSVNSSDIDVISMIIVLLAGIAFVLTQTKKIK, encoded by the coding sequence ATGATAAATATGAGTACATACAAGATACTAGGAATTTTAATTTCTATAATATTTTTAGGATTTCTGATACAAAGCTTTCCAGCAAATTCAGTAAACTCTATCTCAGTTAACTTTTCAGTAACTTCTTCAGGCTATGTAACAGTATACTTACATGGAATTAATGAAAACTCAGAAGTAGATCTATATTGGGGAATAGAACCATATCCTCAAGGACCATATTACACACTAAATGGAACACCTGGAGCAATGGAAACACCAATGACATGGAATAACACCATAAACGCATTTCAAGTAACAGTAGGTCCATTTAATAATGGAACATGGATAGCATGGGATTTCCTTGTAAATGGAACACAATTCATAAACTATGATAACCACCCATTTTGGAACTGGAACTTAATAGTTAATCCACCTAGCAATGAATTAGGAAAAACCTACGCTGTTGTACTAAGTAACGGTAGCATACTTATAACAGCATTAGGAAGACCACCAGATGTAATGATCTTACACTATGGATTAGCTTCAGGTCCAGAAACTGGTTTACCATGGTCAAATATAAGCAACGCAAACATGACTTATAATCCACTATACGGAAATTATACTGTAATTATAGGACCATTTAAACCAGGACAATGGGTGCAATGGGTATATTACGATCAAACGTTAAACGAATACTTACATAATAATACATATTACAATTTTGACATACAAGATGTCTATACTCCATTAACACTAATTACGTCTTCCTTTAACGAATATGTATATACAGAAAACGAAACAGTAAACGTTACTATTACTCTAAGAAATAACGGTCCTACAGCCCAATACGGATTACAGCTTTTCGAAGATAATATGCTTTTATATAGTAATAATTTAACCTTATCAACGGGAATAAATAACGTCTCAATTACCTTCCCAGCACATCTTTTATCACAAGGCATATATGATTCAACACTTAATGTAATATATCATGGACTAATTCAAACTTATACATTACCCCAGCTATACATTTTAAACACTACAGGTAAAAAACCATTAAGCTTAGTCATAGATTGGAACATGCATCAACCATTATACATAGAACCAAATGGAAGCTATGGACAACCATGGGTTCCAATTCACACTGGTCAAGATTTCTACTATAATGGAAGCTTAGTAGGTTCATATGAATTACAAGCACTATTACTTAATTATTTCAAAAACATTAATATAAGCATAGATTTTACCGGAGTTCTTTTATATCAATGGGAAGCCTTCTTACATAACGAAAACATCACTATAATAAATAACGAAGGATACAACATTAACATAACACACGATTATAATGCTACATTACGAACTATAGAATTATACAGAAACTTAGTTAAAGAAGGAAGATTACAAGTTCTGACAGTATCATTCTATCATCCGTTAATGGCTATAGAATACGATAATGGTTGGAGTTCGGATCTACTCGCTCAAATATTAATGGGAGAAAACATGACTAATTACGTATTTGGAGTAAAAGCCAATGCAGCATGGACACCAGAAATGGCATTCAATATGGGATTAATTCAACTTTATAATGAAACCGGAATAAACGTTACACTATTGGACTGGTACTCATTCGTACAAATAGCACCAGATTTAACAGTAGTAAAAGGAAATGTATCATCACCATATCAAGTTTACGAAGTAGAAAATTCCCTTGGTCAAACAATTTATGTATTATTTAGAGATACAAATCTATCTAACATGTTCTCGTTCTCCTTCTTCAGTCAATCACCACAACTTACATCAGAAGAACTGTTACAATACTTAGCTAGAGTTTATATGTCACATCCAGGCGGAATTGACGTAGTAGCCTTAGACGGAGAAAATCCATTAATATTCAATCCAACCACAGGACCGGCAGACCTATACGCAATATATAACTCAATATCTACCGCTGAAGGCCAAGGTTGGTTAGAGACTCAGACAATAAACCAGGCTTTAGCTACGCATAAAGTCGGAGGATTATTAACTAACTTACCAGAAGAAAGCTGGGACACTAACTTAAATGATTGGAATAACGGATATCAAGGAAAGATAGAAATCTGGGATAATGTATCAGAAGCCAGAACATATTTAGTAGCATACTCTAATTTACTTGGATTGCCGCTATCTCCAGTAGTTCCCTTATCTTTTACTCACGCACCTAACGCAACTAACTTAAATTTACCACCTGCATATCAAATGTACTATACATTATGGAACTATTTGTACGTTTCAGAAGGAAGCGATTGGACATGGCAAGCAGGACCTCCAAACTATGGCCCACAATGGTTTGCGATACAGCCAATAGTATACGATCACGCTATAATTAATTATGTAAATAATAGTTTTTCACAATTAAACTTAGCTAACTCTATAATAACAAAGAATGTTGCTATATTAAATATACAAAATGGTCTAGGAGTTAACGCAAATATAATAGTAGCAATAGCTCAAAATAATAGCATAATAACTTACAAACAAGTAACCTTACTCCCAGGTTTAAACGTAGTATTACTAAATTATAATAATATCAAAGCACATAATCTAACAGTAGAATTTTATGTTAACGTGAATAACCAAGAATTAGGAGCTCATATAATTCCTATAACACAATTGGGATTATTAATATCGAAATATAACGTATCCACACTAAGCTTTAATCCTAATGCAAACATCTCTCAAAGTAAAGCAAATACAACTCATCAAAACAATGAAAATATACAGAGAAGCGTAAACTCTAGTGATATTGACGTAATCTCTATGATAATAGTCTTACTGGCAGGCATTGCATTCGTATTAACTCAAACAAAGAAAATAAAATAA
- a CDS encoding carbohydrate ABC transporter permease produces the protein MIPILAIVFFLFIYPLAYAIDISFTNMNLFHFFHYTYVGFQNYISLFKFGYFWKLLGNTAIWTIGSLVPITLVGLGMALILNQKDLKGKSIFYALLILPWAFPGFISLLIWQGLWVDPYGMMNKLVLPLLHLPPINSLTSTTDAWIELIVTNIWLSFPYFMTVFYSALQSIPRELYELADVDGASVFTKFFRITLPSLKKVIAFVFITSFVFTWNNFYPIYILTGGGPGISTETFIVYAYQQAFSYSNFSLAAAWSIISTLMVIIMAVIVLRITKVLDSIT, from the coding sequence ATGATTCCAATTTTAGCCATAGTTTTTTTCTTATTTATTTATCCTTTAGCTTACGCTATAGATATTTCATTTACTAATATGAATTTATTTCATTTTTTCCATTATACTTATGTAGGATTCCAAAATTATATATCATTATTTAAGTTTGGATATTTTTGGAAACTTTTAGGAAATACAGCAATATGGACAATAGGAAGCTTAGTTCCTATAACCCTAGTAGGATTAGGAATGGCTTTAATTTTAAATCAGAAAGATCTTAAAGGAAAATCAATATTTTACGCTTTATTAATCTTACCTTGGGCCTTCCCTGGATTTATATCATTATTAATTTGGCAAGGACTATGGGTAGACCCGTACGGAATGATGAACAAATTAGTTTTACCACTTCTTCATTTACCCCCAATAAATTCATTAACTTCTACTACCGACGCATGGATAGAACTAATAGTTACAAATATTTGGCTTTCTTTTCCTTACTTTATGACAGTCTTCTATTCTGCACTACAAAGTATACCTAGAGAACTATACGAATTAGCTGATGTAGACGGAGCATCAGTTTTTACTAAATTCTTTAGAATAACCTTGCCTTCTCTAAAAAAAGTAATAGCATTCGTATTTATTACAAGTTTTGTATTTACATGGAATAACTTCTATCCTATTTACATACTAACAGGAGGAGGTCCAGGAATATCAACTGAAACATTTATAGTATATGCATATCAGCAAGCTTTTAGTTATAGCAATTTTTCCCTAGCTGCAGCATGGTCAATAATATCAACACTGATGGTAATTATAATGGCCGTAATTGTATTAAGAATTACAAAAGTTTTAGATTCAATTACATGA
- a CDS encoding glycoside hydrolase, whose product MIKTVSIILILFFIISFFFSSQITYSYPLTQTQRSNSYYPSYLLLSNWKNLDIWIVTGIPIPDALLNGFPNYSTSIRNIYYQGYLLNSSILFNFNTTASFLTLNNSVLLSNNQGKIRILTPEYQNYILITSFSSVALKITLQQNNISEINNTYFYFKEPFGKVYVLTNFTTLLQNNSLQLIGKGYRFIEISFITSVTNSISSIIQNSSLTVKQWLNKSKFPKNLPSNLIKEYDLSLLVLKDDQNPWTGEFVASPSPIYLYNWMRDSSFAAIALQDAGHYNSALKYWLWMASAQRLKPGVWYTRYNFYTGTPDKSFGIDELDSLGIFEVGIYNYFQLTHNYSFLREILPSLNQTVNYQINSIKNSTFHLLPEDLSVWEDREAYHFWTEAFNDLGLKDVAIIYSKLNLSNMSILNAQKMLNQSIMKNFVYDSYFASTLETTVEFTSNGSKTILVPYSPFIDSAVILPIDFGLIPLNSNISQSTMGKIQHTLTINGGLARFLGDTYHYDNTLYDSSEPNPPWIITTLFEALYYAKTNNYTEAVNLLTWAYNHSQNGLLPEAVDPKYGNPLPTTSPLTWSSAMFVIVSLNLHNVTHLHTTTSTSTIAKPNGYLDTVIVVVIVIIIILLVIIIKKK is encoded by the coding sequence ATGATAAAAACAGTTAGTATAATTTTAATATTATTTTTTATAATTTCATTCTTCTTTTCAAGTCAAATTACATACTCCTATCCTTTAACCCAAACCCAACGATCAAACTCGTATTATCCATCCTATCTTCTATTAAGTAATTGGAAAAATTTAGATATTTGGATAGTCACAGGAATACCAATTCCAGATGCATTACTCAACGGTTTCCCAAATTATTCTACATCAATTAGAAACATTTATTATCAAGGATATTTACTCAACTCCTCCATATTATTTAATTTCAATACTACTGCATCATTCCTTACACTAAATAATTCAGTATTATTATCAAACAATCAAGGAAAAATACGCATTCTAACTCCAGAATACCAGAACTACATACTCATAACATCATTTTCTTCAGTAGCATTAAAAATAACATTACAACAAAACAATATTTCCGAAATCAATAATACATACTTTTATTTTAAAGAACCATTCGGAAAAGTCTACGTATTAACAAACTTTACAACATTACTACAAAACAATTCACTTCAACTAATAGGCAAAGGATATAGATTCATAGAAATCTCCTTCATTACTTCTGTTACAAATAGTATTTCATCAATAATACAAAACTCCTCCTTAACTGTAAAGCAATGGTTAAACAAATCAAAATTCCCCAAAAACTTACCATCAAACTTAATCAAAGAATACGATTTATCCCTCTTAGTATTAAAGGATGACCAAAATCCATGGACAGGAGAATTTGTTGCATCGCCATCACCAATCTACTTATATAATTGGATGAGAGACTCATCATTTGCAGCTATCGCATTACAAGATGCAGGGCACTATAACTCAGCGTTAAAGTATTGGCTATGGATGGCTTCAGCACAAAGACTAAAACCTGGAGTTTGGTACACCAGGTATAATTTCTACACAGGAACTCCAGATAAATCATTTGGAATCGACGAATTAGACAGCTTAGGAATATTTGAAGTAGGAATATATAATTATTTTCAACTAACACATAACTATTCATTTTTGAGAGAAATCCTACCAAGCTTGAACCAGACAGTAAACTATCAAATAAATAGCATAAAAAATTCCACATTCCACTTACTTCCAGAAGACTTAAGCGTATGGGAAGATAGAGAAGCATATCACTTTTGGACAGAAGCATTTAACGATCTAGGACTAAAAGACGTAGCAATAATTTACTCAAAATTGAATCTATCAAATATGTCAATACTTAATGCACAAAAAATGCTAAATCAAAGCATAATGAAAAACTTCGTTTATGATTCATATTTTGCATCAACTTTAGAAACGACCGTAGAATTTACTAGTAACGGAAGCAAAACAATACTAGTACCTTATTCCCCATTCATTGATTCTGCAGTAATTTTACCTATAGATTTTGGATTAATTCCACTAAATTCAAATATATCTCAAAGTACTATGGGAAAAATTCAACATACACTTACGATAAATGGAGGTCTAGCCAGATTCCTTGGAGATACCTATCATTACGACAATACTTTATACGACAGCAGCGAACCAAATCCTCCATGGATAATAACAACCTTATTTGAAGCACTATATTATGCAAAAACTAATAATTACACTGAAGCCGTAAATCTGCTAACTTGGGCATATAACCATTCACAGAACGGTCTATTGCCTGAAGCAGTAGATCCAAAATATGGAAATCCTCTACCTACAACCTCTCCACTAACCTGGTCTTCAGCAATGTTCGTAATAGTATCGCTTAACTTACATAACGTAACTCATTTACATACTACCACTTCGACCTCTACTATCGCGAAGCCTAATGGATATCTGGATACTGTTATCGTAGTAGTTATAGTAATAATTATAATATTACTAGTAATAATTATAAAGAAGAAATAA
- a CDS encoding DUF973 family protein, with product MQNPELDGLRKLRSGILFLIISPFLAGIGFLMLSLFGLAALAGASSGGAVGAAAGFITDIIAGGILILLGSILGIVGVLRIKGGFDILKSIGRDVGIGGTGGTLYLVGLIITVIGALIVITVVGIPVGLPLYYLGLVIALIGDILIGVGIYKVGDAYNEGTTKIGGILAAIPFDLISFIGYIISYIGIGKIINMVSSGTYVANPSYQAGYSQPYSQYPQQYPSQAPQFYQVGQGIIRSNGYAQLAIYASTPASIISANIQGTPLTSSNINPNMLNQGNNYLNIFFGNTSSLQIGGQYTITITINSGGNIITINAIATYQG from the coding sequence ATGCAAAATCCAGAATTAGACGGTTTAAGGAAATTAAGGTCAGGCATACTGTTCTTAATAATTTCGCCGTTCCTAGCTGGTATAGGATTCTTGATGTTATCATTGTTTGGATTGGCAGCTCTTGCTGGTGCATCTTCTGGAGGTGCAGTAGGCGCTGCTGCTGGATTTATTACTGATATAATAGCTGGAGGAATTTTGATACTATTAGGATCAATATTAGGTATTGTAGGTGTCCTAAGAATAAAAGGTGGATTCGATATTTTGAAGAGCATTGGAAGAGATGTAGGCATTGGTGGAACAGGAGGAACATTATATTTAGTAGGATTAATTATAACAGTAATTGGTGCATTAATAGTTATTACAGTGGTTGGTATTCCTGTTGGTCTGCCTTTATATTATCTAGGTCTAGTTATAGCTTTGATTGGAGATATTTTGATTGGTGTCGGTATATACAAAGTCGGAGATGCTTACAATGAAGGCACAACTAAAATAGGCGGAATTTTAGCAGCAATACCTTTTGATTTGATATCTTTTATTGGATATATAATTTCATACATTGGAATAGGAAAAATAATAAACATGGTATCATCTGGTACGTATGTAGCGAATCCAAGTTATCAAGCTGGATATTCTCAGCCATATTCTCAGTATCCTCAGCAATATCCTTCTCAAGCTCCTCAATTTTATCAGGTAGGTCAAGGAATTATAAGGAGTAATGGATATGCTCAATTAGCTATATATGCTTCTACTCCAGCATCTATTATATCAGCTAATATACAAGGTACGCCATTAACATCATCTAATATAAATCCGAATATGCTTAACCAAGGTAACAATTACTTGAATATATTCTTTGGAAATACAAGCTCACTACAGATTGGAGGACAATATACTATAACAATTACTATTAATTCTGGAGGAAATATTATTACAATAAATGCTATAGCCACTTATCAAGGATAA
- a CDS encoding extracellular solute-binding protein — translation MGRFKIDRGLSKSIGAIIAVVIIIVAVVAGLYLSGIISSHTSKVSTTTSSISTVSSLPPSNSTQYFMKVVGLTSPPSTPVTITVWDSYSTGENQAFNKTLASFESAFPWIHVDVTYGVGIGTSNFETAAKSGTAPDVYRDSSNSGGALFAAGLILNLSNYIPQSYINQYLPVAVKDWTLSNGVYGLPDNINYIVMFYNKEFVPYPPNTTDQLISIAEHVNKTYGVWGIAYGASDEYGYRFAEWFAGFGGQIFTTVNGQPMPALNSTAMVNALNFWYNLTYNLRINYLAPSTGAGGVEGQLFISNKTAIIFDGPWDLDAYLQALGPNLGAAPLPVVSQTGMRAEPFEGSTGWMVASPQASGASQMQIKASIIFIMYVTNYYAEMNLWTVAHDIPAFKPAYNEAINQLNAGDLKPSYLNGIMKGILEQAQYTQVCPNIPQMNYYWDSFHQYASEFFAQKISATDAAQGMESAFIQSLQQAGFSVDEIAVLPTNGLEFLIYYLSSILGIF, via the coding sequence TTGGGTCGATTTAAAATAGATAGAGGGTTATCCAAAAGTATTGGAGCAATAATAGCAGTTGTAATTATAATTGTAGCAGTAGTAGCAGGGCTCTATTTGTCTGGAATTATATCTTCACATACTTCAAAAGTAAGCACTACAACATCTTCTATTTCAACAGTATCATCACTTCCTCCCTCTAATAGCACTCAGTATTTTATGAAAGTAGTAGGATTAACTTCTCCGCCGTCTACGCCTGTAACCATTACAGTATGGGATAGTTATAGTACAGGTGAAAATCAAGCATTCAATAAAACTTTAGCCAGTTTTGAAAGTGCATTTCCATGGATTCATGTAGATGTAACTTATGGAGTAGGCATAGGAACTTCCAATTTTGAAACTGCAGCAAAATCCGGTACAGCACCAGACGTATATAGAGATAGCAGTAATTCTGGAGGCGCATTATTTGCAGCTGGTTTAATACTTAACTTATCAAATTATATTCCTCAGTCCTATATTAATCAGTATTTGCCAGTAGCAGTTAAAGATTGGACTTTAAGTAATGGAGTATACGGATTACCTGATAATATAAACTATATAGTAATGTTCTATAATAAGGAATTCGTACCATATCCACCAAACACAACTGACCAATTAATAAGTATTGCAGAACATGTTAACAAAACTTATGGTGTATGGGGTATTGCATATGGTGCTAGTGACGAGTACGGTTACAGATTTGCAGAATGGTTTGCAGGATTTGGCGGCCAAATATTTACAACTGTAAACGGCCAACCTATGCCAGCATTAAACTCTACAGCTATGGTTAACGCTCTTAACTTCTGGTACAACTTAACATATAACTTAAGAATAAACTACTTAGCACCATCTACTGGAGCAGGTGGAGTAGAAGGCCAGCTATTCATCTCTAATAAGACTGCAATAATATTTGATGGACCTTGGGATTTAGACGCGTATTTACAAGCTTTAGGACCTAATTTAGGTGCAGCACCATTGCCAGTAGTTAGCCAAACTGGAATGAGAGCAGAACCTTTTGAAGGATCCACAGGATGGATGGTAGCATCACCACAGGCTAGTGGAGCATCTCAAATGCAGATAAAAGCATCAATAATTTTCATAATGTACGTAACTAATTATTACGCTGAGATGAACTTATGGACTGTAGCTCATGATATTCCAGCGTTCAAACCAGCTTATAACGAAGCAATAAATCAATTAAATGCTGGAGACTTAAAGCCTTCCTATCTAAATGGTATAATGAAAGGTATTTTAGAACAAGCACAATACACTCAAGTATGCCCTAATATACCACAAATGAATTATTACTGGGATTCATTCCATCAATATGCTAGTGAGTTCTTCGCTCAAAAAATCTCTGCTACTGATGCAGCACAAGGAATGGAATCAGCCTTTATACAATCCTTGCAACAAGCAGGATTTTCAGTTGATGAAATAGCAGTATTACCAACTAATGGATTAGAATTCTTAATTTATTATTTATCGTCTATTTTAGGAATATTTTAG
- a CDS encoding ABC transporter ATP-binding protein, which yields MEYIRLEDIWKIYTQKKKKTEVLRGLNLSIEKGELVVVLGPSGEGKTTLLRIISGLLKQDKGHVYLRGEIVDNVPPKDRNVSMVFQNYAIYPFMNVYDNIAFPLKLMHKSKEEIRSKVLEVSKMLRIDELLDRKPSQLSGGQMQRVAIARALVKGDDIILMDEPLANLDAQVRVIARDELKQLHRKLNTTIVYVTHDQTEALSLATKVALIHQGVIQAYGDPMEIYNNPNSDWVGSFIGTPPMNIIEGKIEGDYIVSNDIKIPVPITYKKLLKDNQKIKIGFRPENVKFGEGIEVYVDMVERVGPYTVIYVDIGGQIIRLIEKGQAKVEKGDKIKFSIDQDQIVIFDINSGKNLIEEENDKNS from the coding sequence ATGGAGTACATAAGATTAGAAGATATTTGGAAAATTTACACTCAAAAGAAAAAGAAAACAGAAGTACTGAGAGGTTTAAATCTTTCTATAGAGAAAGGAGAATTAGTAGTAGTCCTAGGGCCATCAGGAGAAGGAAAAACCACATTATTAAGAATAATTTCTGGTCTACTAAAACAAGATAAAGGTCACGTATATCTTAGAGGAGAAATAGTTGATAACGTACCTCCAAAAGATAGAAACGTATCTATGGTTTTCCAAAATTACGCAATATATCCTTTCATGAACGTTTATGATAACATAGCATTCCCATTAAAATTAATGCATAAATCTAAAGAAGAAATAAGAAGCAAAGTCTTAGAAGTATCCAAAATGCTACGCATAGACGAATTACTAGATAGAAAACCTTCACAATTAAGCGGAGGACAAATGCAAAGAGTAGCAATTGCCAGAGCCTTAGTAAAAGGAGACGATATAATACTCATGGATGAACCTTTAGCGAACTTAGACGCTCAAGTAAGAGTAATAGCTAGAGACGAATTAAAACAATTACATAGAAAGTTAAATACTACTATAGTTTACGTTACTCACGACCAAACAGAAGCTCTAAGCTTAGCTACTAAAGTAGCATTAATTCATCAAGGAGTAATCCAGGCTTACGGAGATCCTATGGAAATATATAATAATCCAAATTCAGATTGGGTAGGTTCATTTATAGGTACTCCACCAATGAATATAATAGAAGGAAAAATAGAAGGAGATTACATAGTATCAAACGACATAAAAATACCAGTGCCAATAACCTATAAAAAATTATTAAAAGATAATCAAAAAATTAAAATAGGATTCAGACCAGAAAATGTAAAATTCGGAGAAGGAATAGAAGTCTATGTTGATATGGTAGAAAGAGTAGGCCCCTACACCGTTATTTATGTAGATATAGGAGGGCAAATAATTAGATTAATAGAAAAAGGTCAAGCAAAAGTAGAAAAAGGAGATAAAATAAAATTCTCCATAGATCAAGATCAAATAGTAATATTTGATATAAACTCAGGTAAAAACTTAATAGAGGAGGAAAATGATAAAAACAGTTAG
- a CDS encoding ABC transporter permease subunit, whose translation MTLFSIFPLYYVFLTSFSNAPNLISLDVSDLIPKHLYFTAYKYLLFSSFYGGASFPVWVRNSLILASATAIFSVILAMITGYALSRLNIPAKKTLATFIYIITFFPYTATAVPLYLLFAQFHLLNYVGLVLAYTPGTAIFAAFLAKLSIDSIPSSYEEAAMIDGLSRFQAFLRIVMRLALPVVALTALLGFLGAYMDFALAYAFILPHIKLWTATIGLYYLAGLINPASAPAYNLFAAGAVLMGIPLMALFLVSQRMMTRAYSSLAGVK comes from the coding sequence ATGACATTATTCTCAATATTTCCTTTATATTATGTATTTTTAACATCTTTTAGCAATGCACCTAATTTAATATCTCTAGATGTATCTGATTTAATTCCTAAGCACCTATACTTTACTGCATATAAATACTTACTATTTTCAAGCTTTTATGGAGGAGCTTCATTTCCAGTATGGGTTAGAAACAGTCTAATATTAGCCTCAGCTACAGCAATATTTTCAGTAATACTAGCAATGATAACTGGATATGCATTATCAAGATTAAATATACCAGCAAAGAAAACTTTGGCAACATTCATTTACATAATAACTTTCTTTCCCTATACTGCAACAGCTGTCCCACTATATCTTCTCTTTGCTCAATTTCATTTATTGAATTATGTTGGACTGGTCTTAGCTTACACTCCAGGAACTGCTATATTCGCAGCTTTTCTAGCTAAATTAAGCATAGATAGCATACCATCTTCATATGAAGAAGCGGCAATGATTGATGGATTATCACGTTTTCAAGCATTCTTAAGAATTGTTATGAGATTAGCATTGCCAGTGGTAGCTTTAACGGCTTTATTAGGATTTCTAGGAGCATACATGGATTTCGCTTTAGCCTATGCATTTATCCTACCACACATAAAATTATGGACAGCTACGATAGGATTATATTACCTAGCAGGATTAATAAACCCAGCTAGCGCACCAGCATATAATCTATTCGCAGCAGGAGCAGTATTAATGGGAATTCCATTAATGGCTTTATTCTTAGTCTCACAAAGAATGATGACAAGAGCATATAGTAGCTTAGCAGGGGTGAAGTAA